GTGCGAGGCGCTGATGACCACACCAGCGGTGGCATCCAGGCGGCGGGTCAGGTAGCTCACGCCAGGCGTGGGCAGTACACCCAGGTGAATTACACCTACGCCCCGGCTGGTCAAGCCAGCGGCCAAGGCAGCTTCGAGCATGTCGCCGCTCTGGCGGGTATCCTTACCGATCACCACACTGGCGCGGCCCCCGGCCTGGCGCTTGAGCACCTCACCGGCAGCAGCGCCCAGTTTCATGACCCAATCGGCCGTCAGTGGAGCCTGTCCAGCCACCGAGCGCACTCCGTCGGTGCCGAAATACTTGCGTTCACTCATGCGGGCCATGATAGGCCATTAAGTGCAGCAGGGCGCAGGAGGATGGCACATGGCAGGCCATCCGGGGATTTGGGGAAGGCCACTGTGACTTTGAGACAGACAAGTGCATTTTCCAGCGTCTTTTAGCCTTTTGCTTGTTCCAGTTCCATGCTCGGCGTGGCCGGGGACACCCAGGGGCTGCCCTTCAACACAAAGCGCCAGGGCAGATTGCGCCCCTCCCGGATACCGATGCGGGCCGTCGTCTGCACCTGATCCGGCAATGTGCCCTCCCAAAGCAGATGCAGCATGGGCTGATCTACCGATGTGTGGGCCACCACTTCGGGCTGAATGCCCAGGGCGTAGACCAACTTGGCTGGACCGTTGGTCAGGTCACGTTCCCGTACGACTGGGCGGTGCAGCAGCATCTGGTCTATACCGTCTAATGGTTCCAGAGCGCGGATCAGCACGCTGGCACTGATGCCTTCTTCACGGCAGCTGACTTGTAATAGTGGGTGGCCGTGGGCAGTCCAGAACAGCCATTGCCCTGGCGCAATACTCATCTCGGCGCTGCGGGCTGCGTGGAAGCGCCCGGCGGTGCAGGCCGGGTCACGCGGGCAGTCGTAGGCTTCGGTTTCTACGATGCGTCCGGTCATCCGTTCACCGTAGCGGTCGGTATGAACCAAGGTGGCTCCCAGCAACTCACGGGCGACCACGACCGGATCACGCTCAAAGAAGGTTGGCGTGAGTCGAGTCATCTGGCTTGGGCGTTGACTCGCCGCTCTCGCGCCAACCGCAGCAGATGCCAGACGTTCACTCCAGCTCCAAAGATATTCATGATGGCCACCGGATACGCTCCGATCCACAGACCATAGATGGCGAACAGGATACAGCCGATCAGGTTGATAATCCGGAGGCGGGACATATCGCTCATCAGCAGAGACGTCCCTACAAACACCGAGGCAGCATACCCAACCCATTCCGAAGCGGGAATTCCAAACATCATCCAAGTGTAATCACTGGCAGCAGGGTGCGTCTGACCAGACAAAGAAAAGCGCCCTCAGGCGCTCAAAAACCCGTTGATGAGAGTTACTCCACGCTCACGGTTGTGACCATGTTCCCCTTGGTGGCGCGGGAGTAGGGGCAAACTTCCAGCGTCTGTTCCATCAGGGCCTGTGCCTGTGCGTGATCCATGCCTGGAAAGTGACCGACCAGTTTTGCGTTGAGGCTAAAGGACACATCGTCCTTCGCCATGCCCACGGTAGCCGTCACCGTGGTGTCTTCAGGCAGCTTCAGGCCTTGCTGGCGGGCCACCAGACCCAGCGCGCCTTGAAAGCAGGCCCCGTAGCCCGCAGCAAACAGCTGCTCAGGATTGGTGCCAGGGCCATCATCGCCACCTATTGCTTTGGGCACGCTCAGGTTCAGATTCAGGCGTCCGTCGTCGCTGCTCACGGTGCCGCCACGGGCGCCCTGGGTTTTTACCGTAGTTTCGTAGTTGTTGCTCATAGAGCCAGTGTAACCGGCCGGAGCAGTTGGACCCCCAGGTCCTCCACGCATAACGGCCCATAAGCTCAAGCGCGCCTCTCTGGTCAGGGGCGCGCCGGGATGAAGAAGGGAAGCGGACTTTAAGCTCCAGACACCTGAATTTCAGCGTTCTGGGTGGCCCGTGTAATGGGGCAGACCTTCAGGGTTTCGTCCAATAAACGCTGTAGTTGCTCACCTTTCAGGTCGCTGTTTTTGACCGTGATCGTGATTTTGAAATCGTAGGCATCCCCGTTTTCATGGAGTTCCAGCTGGGTCTGCACCTCGGTATTGGGTGACAAGCTCACTTCCAGCCGCTTGCTGACGATGCCCATCGCTGCTTGAAAACAAGTGGAATAGCCCGCTGCCAGCAACTGCTCAGGGTTGGTTCCGTCGCTGCCTTCGCCGCCCAGTTCAGTGGGAAGGCTGAGCGGCAGGTCCAGGCGTCCATCATCAGTAGAAACCTTTTCGCCAGCTGCCCCGTAAGCGGTTGCCGTAGCTGTATACAATTTTTGCATATCAACAGTGTAAGTTTGCTCTGTCATGATATGAAGGGGGGCGCCTTATTCTGTTCTTGGCGGAGTACACATGGCGACATA
The sequence above is a segment of the Deinococcus radiophilus genome. Coding sequences within it:
- a CDS encoding DNA-3-methyladenine glycosylase, whose product is MTRLTPTFFERDPVVVARELLGATLVHTDRYGERMTGRIVETEAYDCPRDPACTAGRFHAARSAEMSIAPGQWLFWTAHGHPLLQVSCREEGISASVLIRALEPLDGIDQMLLHRPVVRERDLTNGPAKLVYALGIQPEVVAHTSVDQPMLHLLWEGTLPDQVQTTARIGIREGRNLPWRFVLKGSPWVSPATPSMELEQAKG
- a CDS encoding YgjV family protein — encoded protein: MFGIPASEWVGYAASVFVGTSLLMSDMSRLRIINLIGCILFAIYGLWIGAYPVAIMNIFGAGVNVWHLLRLARERRVNAQAR
- a CDS encoding organic hydroperoxide resistance protein, translated to MSNNYETTVKTQGARGGTVSSDDGRLNLNLSVPKAIGGDDGPGTNPEQLFAAGYGACFQGALGLVARQQGLKLPEDTTVTATVGMAKDDVSFSLNAKLVGHFPGMDHAQAQALMEQTLEVCPYSRATKGNMVTTVSVE
- a CDS encoding Ohr family peroxiredoxin, encoding MQKLYTATATAYGAAGEKVSTDDGRLDLPLSLPTELGGEGSDGTNPEQLLAAGYSTCFQAAMGIVSKRLEVSLSPNTEVQTQLELHENGDAYDFKITITVKNSDLKGEQLQRLLDETLKVCPITRATQNAEIQVSGA